The genomic region GCTCAAGTCATTGATGCGAGGAACACGCTTTCTTCTATCATCGTGGAGCAAAAAAGCGTGGCTTATAAATACATTGTTTCATTGGCGAATTTAATGGCGTTAAGCGATCACATTGATTTATTTTATGAATTTGTTTATTAAAGGAAAGAATCATGTCAAATAGCATGTTGGATAAAAATAAAGCGATTCTTACAGGGGGTGGGGCTTTATTGTTAGGGCTAATCGTGCTTTTTTATTTGGCTTACCGCCCTAAGGCTGAAGTGTTGCAAGGGTTTTTGGAGGCCAGAGAATACAGCGTGAGCTCTAAAGTGCCTGGCCGCATTGAAAAGGTGTTTGTTAAAAAAGGCGATCACATTAAAAAGGGCGATTTGGTTTTTAGCATTTCCAGCCCTGAATTAGAAGCCAAGCTCGCTCAAGCTGAAGCCGGGCATAAAGCCGCTAAAGCGCTTAGCGATGAAGTCAAAAGAGGCTCAAGAGATGAAACGATTAATTCTGCAAGAGACGTTTGGCAAGCGGCAAAATCTCAAGCCACTTTAGCCAAAGAGACTTATAAGCGCGTTCAAGATTTGTATGATAACGGCGTGGCGAGTTTGCAAAAGCGCGATGAAGCCTATGCGGCCTATGAAAGCACTAAATACAACGAGAGCGCGGCTTACCAAAAGTATAAAATGGCTTTAGGGGGGGCGAGCTCTGAAAGCAAGATTGCCGCTAAGGCTAAAGAGAGCGCGGCTTTAGGGCAAGTGAATGAAGTGGAGTCTTATTTAAAAGATGTCAAAGCTACAGCCCCAATTGATGGGGAAGTGAGTAATGTGCTTTTAAGCGGTGGCGAGCTTAGCCCTAAGGGCTTTCCTGTGGTTTTAATGATAGATTTAAAGGATAGTTGGTTAAAAATCAGCGTGCCTGAAAAGTATTTGAACGAGTTTAAGGTGGGCAAGGAATTTGAAGGCTATATCCCAGCGTTGAAAAGAAGCGCGAAATTCAGGGTCAAATATTTGAGCGTGATGGGGGATTTTGCGACTTGGAAAGCGACAAATAATTCCAACACTTACGACATGAAAAGCTATGAAGTGGAGGCCATACCCTTAGAAGAGTTGGAAAATTTTAGGGTAGGGATGAGCGTGTTAGTTACCATTAAACCTTAAAAAGGATTGTTTTGTTCAGATTGATAAGCGCATGGGTTTTACAAGACAAGTTCTTGTTTGTCGTGTGTTTTATATTGCCTTTTTGTTTAGGGGTTTTAGGCACGCAAATCTTTAAACAAGAAACCCCAAGACAGCTCCCTATCGTGGTGGTGGATTTGGATAAGACCTCTACAAGCCATCAAGTGGCGTTTGAATTGGGTGCAACGAGCGCGCTTCAAATCAAACACCAAGTGGCTAGCCTTTTAGAAGCCAAACGCTTTTTAAACTCCGCTGAAGTGTATGGGGCGTTAATTTTGCCTAGAGATTTAGAGAAAAAAATCAAAATGGGGCGAAAGATTGATTTGCCCTTTTATTATAACGCTGAATATGTTTTGGTAGGGAAAACGCTCAAAAACGCTTTTTTGCAAACCGCTTTGACCTTAGACGCTAAAACCTTAGCCACCAAAGCTTTAGTGCGAGATTCCAATTTGATTTCTGCTAAAGCTCAAGCAATGCCTATTGTTTTGCAATTGCATGCCCTATACAATGAAGAAAACAATTACACGCAATACCTTTTAAGCGTGATGCTGCCTTGCATGTGGCTTATTTTTATTGCGATTGGCATGCTCAATTTCATTCAAAAAACCTCTAACATGCGCGAGCTTTTAATCAGTATTTTAGCGAATGCGTGCGTGTTTAGTTTTTGGGGGATGGGTATGGCGTTTTATTTTAATTTCATTGGCATGCAGGGGAATTATGCGCATTTGTTGTTGGTCTTTTTGGCGGTAGTTTTAATGACGCTCATTATGAGCGGGTTTGTGGTGCTAGTTTATGGCATTTCAAAAAGCGTTATTGAAACCGCGGGTGCGATTGGGGTCTATACCGCTCCAAGCTTTGCGTTTGCTGGGGTTACTTACCCGCAAAACAACATGGAAATTTTTGGGGATTTTTGGAGCCATTGCTTGCCCATTAGCCATTTTATGAAGTTCTTTTTACAAGAGGCTTATTATAAGATGGATTTTACCGAGTCTTTAAATTCGTTAATGCCGCTTGTGTTCTTTTTAATCTTTTTAGTTTTAGGGCTTTTGATTTTTTATTTTTCTTTTAAAAAAGATAGGGCTAGCGCATGAATTTTTTTAAAATCCTTTTAATGGAATTAAGGGCTATTGTTTCTCATAAGGGCGTTTTATTAATCCTTATAGGCGCTCCTTTAATCTATGGCTTATTATACCCTTTGCCTTATTTGAAAGACATTGTAACGCAGCAAAAAATCGCCCTTGTAGATGAAGACAATTCCTTCCTTTCCAGGCAATTAGCCTTCATGGCGCAAAGCTCCAACGAGTTAGAAATCGCTTTTTTTAGCCCCTCTATGCTGGAAGCCAAAAAGCTTTTAAAAGAAGAAAAAATTTATGGGATCTTGCATATCCCTTCGCATTTTGAAGCCAATATCCATAAACAA from Helicobacter pylori harbors:
- a CDS encoding biotin/lipoyl-binding protein, whose protein sequence is MSNSMLDKNKAILTGGGALLLGLIVLFYLAYRPKAEVLQGFLEAREYSVSSKVPGRIEKVFVKKGDHIKKGDLVFSISSPELEAKLAQAEAGHKAAKALSDEVKRGSRDETINSARDVWQAAKSQATLAKETYKRVQDLYDNGVASLQKRDEAYAAYESTKYNESAAYQKYKMALGGASSESKIAAKAKESAALGQVNEVESYLKDVKATAPIDGEVSNVLLSGGELSPKGFPVVLMIDLKDSWLKISVPEKYLNEFKVGKEFEGYIPALKRSAKFRVKYLSVMGDFATWKATNNSNTYDMKSYEVEAIPLEELENFRVGMSVLVTIKP
- a CDS encoding ABC transporter permease — protein: MFRLISAWVLQDKFLFVVCFILPFCLGVLGTQIFKQETPRQLPIVVVDLDKTSTSHQVAFELGATSALQIKHQVASLLEAKRFLNSAEVYGALILPRDLEKKIKMGRKIDLPFYYNAEYVLVGKTLKNAFLQTALTLDAKTLATKALVRDSNLISAKAQAMPIVLQLHALYNEENNYTQYLLSVMLPCMWLIFIAIGMLNFIQKTSNMRELLISILANACVFSFWGMGMAFYFNFIGMQGNYAHLLLVFLAVVLMTLIMSGFVVLVYGISKSVIETAGAIGVYTAPSFAFAGVTYPQNNMEIFGDFWSHCLPISHFMKFFLQEAYYKMDFTESLNSLMPLVFFLIFLVLGLLIFYFSFKKDRASA